The Anomaloglossus baeobatrachus isolate aAnoBae1 chromosome 5, aAnoBae1.hap1, whole genome shotgun sequence genome includes the window ctaaattattaagttatttttttttcaaatgaaatggagAAATATCTTTCAACTATATGTGTTTTATTTCCTGTTGTAAATAAAATATGCAGATAATACAGATTTCCATTTCACATTCTtgatttctttacattttacacagtgtCCCAACCTTTTGTGAATTGGGGTTCAAAATCAGTAAAAGACTACCCTATGCAGTAAAAGTGAATGCTGATATTTCGATCCTTGAACCCTACCAGCCACACAAACAGCTTTCTTGCAGGTGTCCTGCCAAGAAAAATTATACAAAAACAGTCCTCTCTAGTTACGCACCAATGAGAAATCATTACAGCATAATAGGAATTAGCCATGGAGCCAATCACAGTATTCATTCAATCCAGTTAGAAGAATTTTTACAGTGGTGGAGATCAAAGTCTTTGTCACACATTTTTCCAAATTGGTAAGGTAGGTAATTTGGCTAAAAATAAATGCCTTGTGAAGTATTTCTAACAATGATAAAAAGGGTGCTTCACCAATGGTCCTTCTTCCTTGGAGATGACGTGCAATATTTAGGTCTATGCAActcaatattatttttattttcctcaAACCTATTTAGCAAGAGGATTTCCCAAATCTTTTTCTTTAGTGACACCCTGAAAAGTTGAATTGATTATTATCCCTGCCTATACCTTTTCTGTGacaaattttcatattttttttttaaagagaaaaGTCACAAAATATGTCTCTGTGAGCAGCGAAAAGCTACAATGTAGCAATCGTTTACGCACATTTGTCCCAGCCAAGGAACATGGCTCTCAGCGACATGCAGCAGCAATTTTTCGTGAGACCATACCTCTTTATCCCATTTATTTTGTCTCTCTTCTGATAGCGGACCACAGTTCTAAACACAATTTGTCATTTTGGATGGTCTCAAAGAGGTTTCAATGAATATAGCATATGTGTTGAGATCTCCGTTGGAAACGACAACGCTGTTCCAGAAATGTAGGATCATGGACAATGAGGGCAACCAGGAGCCCAATTATTACTGGCTTAAATGCTTGTCAGCTGTAAAAATTGTGACTGAATTAAACACAATGTTGGCAATATCAAATCAtatatttccaataaagttgctttTCTGTACTGAAAACACATAATTCCTCCAATTAGAGTATTAACCCTATGAGTAAAGGAGACGAGGACTAGACGTACTTTTTTTATAGTACAGTAAGAAACTTCTCAATACCATAATGTAAAGAAGAATTGTATATATAAtggacaatttcactttaaaacaagttttgtattgtgtgtgtgtactcaTGACAACAGGGCCGTTTTCAGATATCAGTGGGCACAGTTTAGAGATTTAATATATATAGTCCCCCCCACACACCGTCCTACATTTCAAATTTAAAAGATGTATTTTTCCCATAAAACAATGGATACCACACCAACATACAACAGATCCAGCAGTGCATTGTGGCTTCTGTTATGGATGGAAACACACCAAGCCTAAAACGTCTTCCTTTTAGGTTCGTTCAACCTTGGATCCTTTCCTGATTTCAGACAGTACCAAGTGGTCTTCTCTGAGTTGAGTGTTGAGGTCATTCTAGACAATCATTTCTGAAATATTTCTCACACTCTAATTATTCAGATGGTTTAATACTTGTGTGGAACGTCCAACTTAGGTTTTACCATTATTTATGAGGATCACTGATACTAAAAGTCTTCTGTATGAGTCTTTTTATGAACATAGAGTTGATAGTAGATGCTAAAACTTTTGCCGCATTCAAGACACTGGAATGGTTTCTCTTCTTTTTGATTTTTTTCATGGGAAAGAAGATTTAGTTTAGTGTCACAATGTTCCCTACAAACAGGACACTGAAATGTGACTTCTCCAGGATGTTTCTTTCGATGCAGTAGTTTAACATCGTAAAAGTATTTTCCACACTCGGAGCATTGAAAAGACTTCTGCATTGTGTGCATTCTTAAGTGAGCTTCAAGTTGTAGTTTCCTTAAAAAATACTGTCCACATTCTGAACATTGCAGGGTTTTCTTTCTGGAGTGAGTCCTTGAATATTTTGTAAGATTGGAAATATCACCAATTGTATGACCTGGTTCAGGAATTTTCAATGACCGTGAACGATATCTGAATATACTTGTGCTACCTGGTTTAGTCTCATTGATGTCAACTAAGTGTGCTAGTACTATAACCTTTGCAGGGGACGATGAGTTTTCTCTTTTGACATTTGTATGATCTGATGATGGTGAATGTTGGTCAGCATGTTTGTCCTCAATACAAGTAGATGGACATTTTTTGGTAGAGTTGTAAAGATCAGATTCCTTAAAGTATCCCAAGTGACTGGAAATTGTTTCTTCATGTGGTTGAGCAAATTGATATTTGGCATTTCCTTGACATGACACTGGTTCCTCCTTAATATGTGAAGATTGATATTGTGTATGGTAATGGGTGAGGTGCGGATAGTCTCTTACATCAGATGACATTGGTTCCACCTTAATATGTGTAGTTGGATATTGTTGTGCAAATGTGGGTACATAACGGTTGGGGTATGTAATGTTCCCGGCATCATATGAGACTGGTTCCTCCTTAACATGAGTAACTGTATATTGTGCATGGACTCTGGGTGTATAACTCTGAGGATGAATGTTTTCACCAGCATAAGAGTCTGGTTCTTCTTTAATAAAGGAATATTGATTGGTGGGTATATAACTGTTGAAGTCATTGCATAAGGCTTGTTCCGCTTTAATTTGAGATGAATATTGTTGCGTTTGATCTGTGGGTGTATAAATGTTGAAGTCTGTGAAGTTTTCTTCATCAGATGAGATTGGTTCCTTCTTAATATCAGTAGACTGATATTTTAAATGATCTGTGAGTATATAGCTGTTGGATGCTTTGAAATCTTCATCACCTGAGATGGGTTCCTCCTTTATATGAAAAGATGGATATAATTGTGTATTATCAGAAGGTATATAAATATCAGGGTCTGTAATGTTTTCTTCATCACATAAGACTGGTCCCTTCATAAGATGTATAGATGTATATTGTGTATCACTTGTGGGTGAAAAAACAATGTCTCTGAGAGTTCCTTGATTATATGGGACTGATTCATCCATAATATGTGTAGATGAATACCGTGTATCATCTCCGGGTGAAGAAACAATGTCTCTGAAAGTTCCTTCATTACATGGGACGGATTCATCCATAATATGTGTAGAACACTGTGTATCAGCTGTGGGTGAAGAAACAATTTCTCTGAGGACTCCTCTATTACATGGGAGTGATTCATCCATAATATGTATAGATTGATATTGTGCATCATCTATGGGTAAAGAAACAATGTCTCTGAGGGTTCCTCTATTACAGGAAACTGATTCATCCATAATATGTGTAGAAGTATACTTTTGATTATGATCTACAGAAGAAGAAACAATTGTGTCTATAATGGTTCCTTCATTACATGAGACAGGTTCCTCCAAATTAAATAGATTTTGTGCTGGATTTGTCGGTGCACATTTGGTGAGGTATCTTAAAGTTTTTCCATCACATGATACTTTGGTTACATTTTTGGTGGAACTCTTCATTTCATTTCTTAAATGGCTCCAACTAGAGTCTTTTGGTTGGTTAGAAAAATAAGAACTTTCTTCATGTGATGATGTGTTGTCTTGAATGCAAcctgtaaaatataaattaatttgTCTTTTAATTCTCATTCTCTATAACCTTTGGAGTTTATACATTAAAATGTTGAAGAAAAAAAGGCACTAGTTCTACAGGTCCACCCTAAAAAATAACCTCCAATTCAACAATACTGGCATTGTTCATGGTGGTCTTAGTGAAGCAGCTGCTCCCTATTACTTAAAAGGcacatgcctcttaatgaatctgGCACGTCTTAAAAGTGGAGTGCGTTTAAACACAAATATTAGTCCACTCATGGACAAGGAGTACAATTGTATGTATAGAGGTAAGAAATATATGTCACTGTTCAAAATAAAGGGGTTCTCAAGTAGGATTCTACTCCGATAGCAAATATTCAAAAGAACTTAGCACTCCACTGTTAAGCAGTACAATAATGATTTAGTTTCAAAATTGCAATCCGTGTCGAGTGTAATTGACGTTTTGGCTTATTTGGCCTTCATCAGAACTATAATCAATACAAATAAAAGAGATATATAAAGAAATTTTGTAAAAGAAACACAATTAACATGGATTTGTGCAGTCATATGTGTACATATTATAGCTTTATGGGAATACATTTAAAAAAAGGGGGGCAAAGAACAACAAAGAACAATCTAGTAAACAGTGCATTACCGACCAAGGACGTACCCAGTTTTTCCTGACGATTGCAGTGGCACAGCATCTGACAGCCAAACCCCAGCTCTCACAGCCAGGAACGGTCCCTGCACCATTCCTGACTGTTTATCCCCCTAAATGCCGAGATTGATAGCAATCGCAGCATTTAGTGGTTTGGGAGAGGGATCACGCTCCCTGTCCCCTCTGATATGTGCCCCCGTGAAGTGATCACAATGGCCAGATCATTGCCATGATGACCCAAGGTCATCATGACAACCTACGAGTCATCGAGCTATGGCAAGCACCAAAATCAGGATCCCAGGTACTTCTGTCAGTATAAAACTGACAGTATAACGTATTGCAATGCtggagcattgcaatacattatacctgcgaTCAGGGGAATAAAaaataatgtcccatatagggactccgtaaaaaaaaagtaaaaaaaccccaACAATTATTCCAGTAAATACGGTATGTAtatttttgtaaaagaaaaaagTACACATCTAGTATCACTGTTTCTGTAACAACCCAATctttaaaactgtcacactagttatccCCTTCAGTGAATAcactaaagaaaataaaaaaagtagcaaaaactgtcgTTTCATCAAACGCTGACAAAAAGGGGAATAAAACACGATaaaaaaatcatatataaataaaaatggtacagctgaaaaCATCATCGTGTCACACAAAACCAAGCCGTCATACAGCTCCatcaggggaaaaaaataaaaaaagctatagttCTCAAAATACATGATGCAAAAAGTATGTgatggcaaatttcatacatatgatctggagctgtcctaaTATATCCTCGTATTGGAGGGGAATGACATCCCTGCTATCATTGATTGTGTCAATTCCTGTTTCATGCGACCCATTGATATGCCTATTTGGGGtaatggaggaagagtcctgggatcattctaTGATAACATTCCTCAGAGGGGCATTATTTTTGGCTAGAAAAGTAATAGCCTTGCGGTGGATGGGGGATTCgagtccaactgtgcggtcctgggttaaattaGTCAATGCAactatagtctatgagcgggtggtatactaCAACAGGGGGTGCCCGGAAAAATTTAACAAAATGTGGGGTCTATGGAACTCTTCTCCAGATACACTTACAGAGGCTTAGAGGAATCTATGCGAATagaggtggttcccgttagatgttgggagaTGGAAGCTATCCTACGGTATCTTGCGGTAAAGTGATGCAATGTGGCTGCTGTTCTTTCTTTTTCACCTTTTTATTCCCTTTTCTACCCTGTTTcttaaaatatggtcatgctgatctttagagctgttcttatgcttaaTATAAAActggatatatatgcaaatgataagaagaatGGATAATACTATTTTATCTTGAGTACAACAGATACTATGGACTCTAATATGATTCTTCAGTGTTATGAACGTATAGCACTATCCATGTACTGAGCTATTTCTCACATtgtaaatgtcagttgtaccatgtttgaaactgttaataaaacgaagttaaaaaaaaaaaaaaagtatgtgatGCAAAAAgtatattttttctttaaaatagtttttatggtgtaaaagcggcaaaacataaaaactatatatatatatatatatatatatatatatatatatatatatatatgtggtatagCTGTAACCATACTGACCCAAAGAAAAAGCTGTCATTACTTTTATAATGCAATGAACAGCGttaaattcctgaattgctgtttcttcatgattctgcctcacaaagtggaataaaaagtgataaaaaaaatattatgtggcccaaaatagtaccaCTTTTTGTGTTGATTATAGTTCTAATGAAGACCCAATATGCTGAAACGTTACACAC containing:
- the LOC142311191 gene encoding uncharacterized protein LOC142311191 isoform X2, translating into MTSSSYPNLSRGWRMAQKPIVEKPVPRSLIHGKNNEQKILELTNKIIELLTGEVPIRCEDVSVHFSMEEWEYIEEHKDLYKDIMMEDHKPLTILGCIQDNTSSHEESSYFSNQPKDSSWSHLRNEMKSSTKNVTKVSCDGKTLRYLTKCAPTNPAQNLFNLEEPVSCNEGTIIDTIVSSSVDHNQKYTSTHIMDESVSCNRGTLRDIVSLPIDDAQYQSIHIMDESLPCNRGVLREIVSSPTADTQCSTHIMDESVPCNEGTFRDIVSSPGDDTRYSSTHIMDESVPYNQGTLRDIVFSPTSDTQYTSIHLMKGPVLCDEENITDPDIYIPSDNTQLYPSFHIKEEPISGDEDFKASNSYILTDHLKYQSTDIKKEPISSDEENFTDFNIYTPTDQTQQYSSQIKAEQALCNDFNSYIPTNQYSFIKEEPDSYAGENIHPQSYTPRVHAQYTVTHVKEEPVSYDAGNITYPNRYVPTFAQQYPTTHIKVEPMSSDVRDYPHLTHYHTQYQSSHIKEEPVSCQGNAKYQFAQPHEETISSHLGYFKESDLYNSTKKCPSTCIEDKHADQHSPSSDHTNVKRENSSSPAKVIVLAHLVDINETKPGSTSIFRYRSRSLKIPEPGHTIGDISNLTKYSRTHSRKKTLQCSECGQYFLRKLQLEAHLRMHTMQKSFQCSECGKYFYDVKLLHRKKHPGEVTFQCPVCREHCDTKLNLLSHEKNQKEEKPFQCLECGKSFSIYYQLYVHKKTHTEDF
- the LOC142311191 gene encoding uncharacterized protein LOC142311191 isoform X1 produces the protein MVTTVTRMGVTSELTEVILNITLEIIHLLTGEDYTVVRKASGECMTSSSYPNLSRGWRMAQKPIVEKPVPRSLIHGKNNEQKILELTNKIIELLTGEVPIRCEDVSVHFSMEEWEYIEEHKDLYKDIMMEDHKPLTILGCIQDNTSSHEESSYFSNQPKDSSWSHLRNEMKSSTKNVTKVSCDGKTLRYLTKCAPTNPAQNLFNLEEPVSCNEGTIIDTIVSSSVDHNQKYTSTHIMDESVSCNRGTLRDIVSLPIDDAQYQSIHIMDESLPCNRGVLREIVSSPTADTQCSTHIMDESVPCNEGTFRDIVSSPGDDTRYSSTHIMDESVPYNQGTLRDIVFSPTSDTQYTSIHLMKGPVLCDEENITDPDIYIPSDNTQLYPSFHIKEEPISGDEDFKASNSYILTDHLKYQSTDIKKEPISSDEENFTDFNIYTPTDQTQQYSSQIKAEQALCNDFNSYIPTNQYSFIKEEPDSYAGENIHPQSYTPRVHAQYTVTHVKEEPVSYDAGNITYPNRYVPTFAQQYPTTHIKVEPMSSDVRDYPHLTHYHTQYQSSHIKEEPVSCQGNAKYQFAQPHEETISSHLGYFKESDLYNSTKKCPSTCIEDKHADQHSPSSDHTNVKRENSSSPAKVIVLAHLVDINETKPGSTSIFRYRSRSLKIPEPGHTIGDISNLTKYSRTHSRKKTLQCSECGQYFLRKLQLEAHLRMHTMQKSFQCSECGKYFYDVKLLHRKKHPGEVTFQCPVCREHCDTKLNLLSHEKNQKEEKPFQCLECGKSFSIYYQLYVHKKTHTEDF